From the Quercus lobata isolate SW786 chromosome 6, ValleyOak3.0 Primary Assembly, whole genome shotgun sequence genome, one window contains:
- the LOC115993562 gene encoding salicylic acid-binding protein 2-like, with protein sequence MEKKERHFVLVHGACHGAWSWYKVATLLKSAGHKVTALDLAASGIHPKQAHELRSLSDYLEPLMEFMASLPADERVILVGHSFGGACISVAIEKFPEKVSVAVYATAHMFGPDLNFYAVYDEIFRKSDLPMDSQFTFDQGPNNPPTTMLFGSNLMASKLYQLSPPEDLALAMSLVRPSRLYGHDALLLKEPELTKEKCGSVRKVYIVCDQDNSIKEDLQRWMIERNPTDEVKVITGSDHMVMFSKPKELCLCLEEIVKKYS encoded by the exons atggagaagaagGAGAGGCATTTTGTACTGGTTCATGGAGCCTGTCATGGAGCATGGAGTTGGTACAAAGTGGCAACCCTACTGAAATCGGCTGGTCATAAAGTAACAGCCTTGGACTTAGCTGCGAGCGGGATTCACCCAAAGCAAGCACATGAGCTCAGATCACTATCAGATTACCTTGAACCTTTGATGGAATTCATGGCATCTCTTCCAGCAGATGAAAGAGTTATCCTTGTGGGCCACAGCTTTGGTGGAGCCTGTATCTCTGTTGCCATTGAAAAGTTCCCTGAGAAAGTTTCTGTTGCAGTATATGCTACAGCCCATATGTTTGGTCCTGACCTCAATTTCTATGCAGTATATGATGAG ATCTTTCGGAAGTCGGATTTGCCCATGGACTCACAATTCACATTCGATCAAGGGCCCAACAACCCACCAACCACAATGCTATTTGGGTCCAATTTGATGGCATCCAAGTTATACCAGCTCTCCCCACCTGAG GATTTGGCGCTTGCTATGTCATTGGTGAGACCTTCTCGTCTTTATGGTCATGATGCATTGTTGTTAAAAGAACCAGAACTAACCAAGGAAAAATGTGGGTCTGTTCGTAAAGTTTATATTGTGTGTGACCAAGACAATTCTATAAAGGAGGATTTACAAAGGTGGATGATTGAGAGAAATCCAACAGATGAAGTGAAGGTGATAACTGGTTCTGATCACATGGTTATGTTTTCTAAACCAAAGGAGCTGTGCTTATGTCTCGAAGAGATTGTGAAGAAATAttcttaa
- the LOC115950329 gene encoding uncharacterized protein LOC115950329 — protein sequence MDVGPVGMLKEGAKSILGKRRKLAMLDDGEAEEDSNNGKKVKGPWCCIGDFNAILHTSEKQSVNAPYYNQMEDFWVALENYELTDLGFIRHKFTWTNRRPGSAHTKQQLDRATTNKGWTEKFPASSVFHLFSHAFDHIPILLTTMNNRMLRGRGAGGFKFEECWLFWDDCEEAVLEAWTKGGHGSSGLSGLIEGPNPNLWG from the exons ATGGATGTTGGGCCGGTGGGAATGTTAAAAGAGGGTGCAAAATCCATTTTGGGGAAGAGACGAAAGTTGGCTATGTTAGATGATGGGGAGGCAGAGGAGGACAGTAATAATGGGAAAAAGGTGAAG GGTCCTTGGTGTTGCATTGGTGATTTCAATGCTATACTTCATACATCGGAGAAACAGAGTGTCAATGCACCTTACTATAACCAGATGGAAGATTTTTGGGTTGCTTTGGAGAATTATGAGTTGACAGATTTGGGTTTTATTAGGCATAAGTTCACTTGGACAAATAGGCGGCCAGGTTCAGCTCATACAAAACAACAGTTGGATAGAGCTACTACTAACAAAGGATGGACTGAAAAGTTTCCTGCAAGTTCAGTTTTCCATTTGTTCAGCCATGCTTTTGATCATATTCCTATTCTTTTGACAACCATGAATAATAGGATGCTTAGGGGTAGGGGGGCTGGGGGTTTCAAATTTGAGGAGTGCTGGTTGTTTTGGGATGATTGTGAGGAGGCTGTGCTTGAGGCGTGGACAAAAGGAGGGCATGGTAGCTCGGGTTTGAGTGGTTTGATTGAGGGACCAAATCCAAATTTGTGGGGTTGA